In Aegilops tauschii subsp. strangulata cultivar AL8/78 chromosome 3, Aet v6.0, whole genome shotgun sequence, one genomic interval encodes:
- the LOC109777238 gene encoding uncharacterized protein: MGSSSVDGAGEMCLEAGGGRAGRRGGKKAAEMKAAKQPQRGLGVAQLEKIRMQNQMIAAYRSGLPPPPQQQQQVPYAAVPTAGAASSFQPYLAGCFEAMDRRITDVQYSQYYAENLLPNSSSRAPATSPLFVVHDSSSSGQRQQQTPHEYDYWMRHSHESSGRGGAGSTEELDLELRL; the protein is encoded by the exons ATGGGGAGCAGCAGCGTCGACGGCGCCGGCGAGATGTGCTTGGAGGCTGGCGGCGGCAGGGCGGGGAGGCGCGGCGGGAAGAAGGCGGCGGAGATGAAGGCCGCCAAGCAGCCGCAGCGCGGGCTCGGCGTCGCGCAGCTGGAGAAGATCCGGATGCAGAACCAGATGATCGCCGCGTACCGCTCcggcctgccgccgccgccgcagcagcagcagcaggtgcCGTACGCCGCTGTCCCGACGGCCGGCGCCGCATCGTCTTTCCAGCCCTATCTAGCT GGTTGCTTTGAGGCGATGGACCGGAGGATCACCGACGTGCAGTACAGCCAGTACTACGCGGAGAACCTGCTGCCTAACAGCTCCAGCCGGGCGCCGGCGACGTCGCCGCTCTTCGTCGTCCATGACTCGTCGTCGTCGGGACAGAGGCAGCAGCAGACGCCTCACGAGTACGACTACTGGATGCGCCACAGCCACGAGTCCagcggccgcggcggcgccggAAGCACAGAAGAGCTAGATCTGGAGCTGAGGCTGTAG